Proteins from a genomic interval of Paenibacillus sp. FSL H8-0048:
- a CDS encoding carbohydrate-binding protein, translating into MFKKLSVLAMTFVLLLGCLPMLSAQAAGNATAKQPGNSNPLMDHKLGADPFALTYNGRVYIYMSSDAYVYNSNGTVKDNDFSALNKINVISSADMVNWTDHGAIPVAGANNVNGSAGIAKWASLSWAPSAAVKKINGQDKFFLYFANGASGIGVLTANSPIGPWSDPLGKALVTGSTPGMSGVTWLFDPAVLVDDDGSGYLYAGGGIPNTSDPASIANPKTARVLRLGADMTSIVGSASTIDAPYMFEDSGIHKYGGKYYYSYCFNFSGTHPAAYPAGEIGYMVSNSPMGPFTYTGHFLKNPYTFFGVGGNNHHAVFNFNNEWYVVYHAQTVAKAVLGDGKGYRSPHINKLVHNSNGTIQEVQGNMAGIAQIANLNPYNRVEAETIGWNAGITTERSLASGGPVGNMNVTNINNGDWVAVGNADFGTGASSFKANVASATGGGKIEIRLDSATGPLVGTLNVPNTGGAQSWQEVQTTVSNATGVHRLYLVFTGSGSGNLFNFDYWQFSTGGDGGTTPPPVSKVEAEDMTLSGTYAGKITSPFSGVALYGNDDAVSFNQYYAYGTHNFSVRGASNNSSTARVDLLIGGVNVGSFNFSGTTPSVQTLTNVAHATGNQEVKLVVTTDNGSWDAYVDYIEWNQ; encoded by the coding sequence ATGTTCAAAAAGCTCTCGGTGCTTGCGATGACCTTTGTTCTGCTGCTGGGCTGTCTGCCTATGCTGTCTGCTCAGGCGGCAGGGAACGCCACAGCCAAACAGCCGGGAAATTCCAATCCGCTGATGGACCACAAGCTGGGTGCCGACCCCTTTGCATTGACGTATAACGGAAGAGTCTATATCTATATGTCGAGTGATGCTTATGTCTATAACAGCAACGGAACCGTGAAGGACAATGATTTCAGCGCACTGAACAAAATCAATGTCATCTCTTCGGCAGATATGGTGAACTGGACAGACCATGGCGCCATTCCGGTAGCCGGAGCCAACAATGTCAACGGTTCTGCGGGCATTGCCAAATGGGCCTCGCTCTCCTGGGCGCCTTCAGCCGCCGTGAAGAAAATCAACGGACAGGACAAGTTCTTCCTGTACTTCGCCAACGGTGCATCAGGCATCGGGGTACTGACAGCCAACTCTCCGATTGGCCCATGGTCCGATCCGCTGGGCAAAGCACTGGTGACAGGCAGCACGCCGGGAATGTCCGGGGTGACCTGGCTGTTTGACCCGGCGGTACTGGTCGATGACGACGGCAGCGGCTATCTGTATGCGGGCGGGGGCATCCCCAACACTTCCGACCCGGCATCTATCGCGAATCCCAAGACAGCCCGCGTGCTGAGACTCGGTGCGGATATGACCAGCATTGTTGGAAGCGCCTCCACTATTGATGCTCCCTATATGTTCGAGGATTCGGGCATCCATAAGTACGGCGGCAAATATTATTACTCGTATTGCTTCAACTTCTCCGGCACGCACCCGGCTGCCTATCCGGCAGGTGAAATCGGGTACATGGTCAGCAACAGTCCGATGGGACCTTTTACGTACACCGGACATTTCCTGAAGAATCCGTACACCTTCTTCGGGGTAGGCGGCAACAACCACCATGCCGTGTTCAACTTCAATAATGAGTGGTATGTGGTGTACCATGCCCAGACTGTAGCAAAGGCTGTACTCGGAGACGGCAAGGGCTACCGCTCTCCGCATATCAACAAGCTGGTCCATAATTCCAACGGAACCATTCAGGAGGTTCAGGGAAATATGGCGGGCATCGCCCAGATTGCCAATCTGAATCCGTATAACAGAGTCGAAGCCGAGACGATCGGCTGGAACGCGGGCATCACCACTGAACGCTCCTTGGCCTCCGGCGGTCCGGTAGGCAATATGAATGTGACCAATATTAACAATGGAGACTGGGTTGCCGTGGGCAATGCCGATTTCGGCACTGGCGCTTCCAGCTTCAAGGCGAATGTGGCTTCCGCCACAGGCGGCGGCAAGATCGAAATCCGGCTCGACAGCGCAACCGGCCCGCTGGTCGGCACGCTGAATGTTCCAAATACAGGAGGAGCGCAGTCCTGGCAGGAAGTACAGACTACGGTCAGCAATGCGACAGGGGTGCACAGACTCTATCTGGTCTTTACCGGATCAGGCTCTGGCAATCTGTTCAACTTCGATTACTGGCAGTTCTCGACGGGCGGCGATGGCGGCACAACACCTCCTCCGGTGAGCAAGGTGGAAGCGGAGGACATGACGCTCAGCGGAACCTATGCGGGCAAGATCACTTCCCCTTTTAGCGGAGTGGCGCTGTACGGGAATGATGACGCTGTATCGTTCAATCAGTATTATGCCTACGGCACGCATAACTTCTCGGTCCGGGGGGCTTCCAACAATTCCTCTACGGCGCGGGTGGATCTGCTGATCGGCGGTGTGAACGTTGGCTCCTTCAATTTCAGCGGCACAACGCCCTCGGTACAGACATTGACCAATGTGGCCCACGCCACCGGCAATCAGGAAGTCAAGCTGGTCGTAACCACGGATAATGGAAGCTGGGATGCCTATGTGGATTATATTGAATGGAACCAGTGA
- a CDS encoding ABC transporter substrate-binding protein gives MRTVKKCLVVLLGIVLTLMLLGGCTGGGNNGRPQALPIPEPSPPALTVLLPSTAETAADKPARLGFSQLGSESTWREANTASIREAAEEAGITLLLKNAEQDQQKQFEAIRSFIRSGVDVIAIAPVVQTGWEPILLEIKQAGIPVIILDRSVNVPDSSLYVTFIGSDFYEEGVKAAKYVRDKMRHHNGEIRIAELQGTVGSTPSIDRGRGFRKMLDDQPNLQITLSAPADFTRSGGHEVMKTFLQQPKEQWPQVLYSHNDDMAIGAVEAIKEAGLVPGEDIIIVSVDGTRRAFEQMVAGSINAVVECNPLLGPLLTQAVKEIMAGRTLPKRMVTPEDIYTRELAAMEINNRKY, from the coding sequence GTGCGAACAGTAAAAAAATGCCTGGTTGTGCTGCTGGGCATCGTCCTGACACTGATGCTGCTGGGCGGTTGTACGGGTGGCGGGAATAACGGCAGGCCGCAGGCGCTGCCCATACCTGAGCCTTCTCCTCCGGCGCTTACAGTCCTGCTGCCCTCCACAGCAGAGACCGCTGCAGACAAGCCGGCCCGGCTGGGCTTCTCCCAGCTCGGTTCGGAGAGCACCTGGCGGGAAGCGAACACCGCATCGATCCGCGAAGCCGCCGAGGAGGCGGGGATTACGCTGCTGCTGAAGAATGCTGAGCAGGATCAGCAGAAGCAGTTCGAGGCCATCCGTTCTTTTATCCGCAGCGGGGTCGATGTGATTGCCATTGCGCCTGTGGTGCAGACCGGCTGGGAGCCGATTCTGCTGGAGATTAAGCAGGCCGGAATTCCGGTGATTATCCTGGACCGTTCAGTGAATGTACCGGACAGCTCGCTCTATGTCACGTTCATCGGCTCTGACTTCTATGAAGAAGGAGTGAAGGCGGCTAAATATGTGAGAGACAAGATGCGCCATCACAACGGTGAGATCCGCATTGCAGAATTGCAGGGAACCGTAGGCTCAACACCGTCCATCGACCGCGGACGCGGGTTCCGCAAGATGCTGGACGATCAGCCGAACCTGCAGATTACCCTCAGTGCACCGGCGGATTTCACACGCAGCGGCGGTCATGAAGTGATGAAGACCTTCCTGCAGCAGCCGAAGGAGCAGTGGCCGCAGGTGCTCTATTCCCATAATGACGATATGGCCATTGGCGCGGTGGAGGCTATTAAGGAGGCCGGACTTGTGCCGGGGGAGGATATTATTATTGTGTCGGTGGACGGGACGCGGCGGGCGTTCGAGCAGATGGTGGCGGGCAGCATCAACGCTGTGGTCGAATGTAATCCGCTGCTGGGGCCGCTGCTGACGCAGGCCGTGAAGGAGATTATGGCCGGCCGGACTCTGCCGAAGCGGATGGTGACCCCGGAGGATATATACACCCGTGAGCTGGCTGCTATGGAGATCAACAACCGCAAATATTAA
- the yjfF gene encoding galactofuranose ABC transporter, permease protein YjfF has translation MPLNRKYIPIVVTILLFIVMFTAGSFRYTGFFSLQVLMNLLVDNAFLLITAVGMSFVILSGGIDLSVGSVIALSTMVSASLVQQQGWPPAVVIPLVLLMGAVFGTIMGAIIHYFAIQPFIVTLAGMFLARGLCYVISIDTITIDNTFYTAMAQTRIPLPGGSFLSISAVIAILVVAAAIFTAHYTRFGRNVYALGGSEQSALLMGLPVARTKVLVYTLSGLCSALAGVVFTFYMLSGYGLHAVGFELDTIAAVVIGGTLLTGGVGYVLGTFFGVLIQGVIQTIISFEGTLSSWWTKIVIGLLLFIFILLQRVLSSRRLTLKE, from the coding sequence ATGCCTCTTAACCGCAAGTATATTCCGATCGTTGTCACCATTCTGCTGTTCATTGTCATGTTTACTGCCGGTTCCTTCCGGTACACCGGCTTCTTCTCCCTTCAGGTGCTGATGAATCTGCTGGTGGATAATGCCTTTCTGCTAATCACGGCGGTGGGCATGTCCTTCGTCATCCTGTCCGGAGGCATCGATCTGTCTGTCGGCTCGGTGATTGCGTTATCCACAATGGTCTCGGCGAGCCTCGTGCAGCAGCAGGGCTGGCCGCCCGCCGTGGTCATCCCGCTTGTACTCCTGATGGGCGCCGTATTTGGTACCATTATGGGCGCAATTATCCATTATTTCGCCATCCAGCCGTTCATCGTCACACTGGCCGGAATGTTCCTGGCCCGGGGCTTATGCTATGTTATCAGCATCGATACCATTACCATTGATAACACCTTCTACACCGCCATGGCGCAGACGCGGATTCCGCTGCCGGGCGGCAGCTTCCTCTCCATTAGCGCTGTTATCGCGATACTTGTCGTAGCAGCCGCTATCTTCACGGCTCACTATACCCGGTTCGGGCGCAATGTGTATGCCCTTGGAGGCAGTGAGCAATCAGCGCTGCTGATGGGATTGCCCGTGGCGAGAACCAAGGTGCTGGTCTATACGCTTAGCGGACTATGCTCGGCGCTGGCCGGTGTGGTGTTCACCTTTTACATGCTGTCGGGGTACGGGCTGCATGCCGTCGGCTTCGAGCTGGACACGATTGCGGCGGTTGTCATTGGCGGCACGCTGCTGACCGGAGGGGTCGGATATGTGCTGGGTACCTTCTTCGGGGTACTGATCCAGGGCGTGATTCAGACGATTATCAGCTTCGAGGGCACACTCAGCTCCTGGTGGACGAAGATCGTCATCGGTCTGCTGCTGTTCATCTTCATCCTGCTGCAGCGGGTGCTAAGCTCCAGGCGGCTGACCTTAAAAGAATAG